A part of Melittangium boletus DSM 14713 genomic DNA contains:
- a CDS encoding GNAT family N-acetyltransferase, translating to MHLVPATDSQKAERDALTYSEWGKLLTPEAYASRERRLREHPWSRADMRTWLLCAEDGEVLASCETFRTRSFLRGPDGALLPGDSFSIASVFTEPRLRGQGHATRLMDLLAAELSQRPHVHAALLFSDVGPRLYARSGYQPLPAWDWHLPASPAPSSASVHLLPQSSGLAPVLARLRPPEGPFYFWPSAEQLDWHLERGRIYAEHLGRPLPPSLGATWGNDTLLWSFVARNHALVVLWLDARSPEAAHALLSAAQHEAHRVGLSRVVLWEEPGHEALLAALPDAQRVAREDALPMVRPLRTDFSLSPAALPPVPRGLWV from the coding sequence ATGCACCTCGTGCCCGCCACCGATTCGCAGAAGGCCGAACGCGATGCCCTCACCTACTCGGAGTGGGGCAAGCTCCTCACCCCCGAGGCCTACGCCAGCCGCGAGCGGCGGCTGCGCGAGCACCCCTGGTCCCGCGCGGACATGCGCACCTGGCTGCTGTGCGCGGAGGACGGAGAAGTCCTCGCCTCGTGCGAGACCTTCCGCACCCGGAGCTTCCTGCGCGGCCCCGACGGGGCACTCCTCCCGGGCGATAGCTTCTCCATCGCCAGTGTCTTCACCGAGCCACGCCTGCGCGGCCAGGGACATGCCACGCGCCTGATGGATCTCCTCGCCGCCGAGCTGTCCCAGCGGCCCCACGTTCACGCCGCCCTGCTCTTCTCCGACGTGGGCCCCCGCCTCTACGCGCGCTCGGGATACCAGCCGCTGCCCGCCTGGGACTGGCACCTGCCCGCCTCGCCCGCGCCCTCCTCGGCCTCCGTCCACCTGCTGCCCCAGTCGTCCGGCCTCGCGCCCGTGCTCGCGCGTCTGCGCCCACCCGAAGGGCCCTTCTATTTCTGGCCCTCGGCTGAACAGCTCGACTGGCACCTCGAGCGGGGGCGCATCTATGCCGAGCACCTCGGACGTCCCCTGCCCCCCTCGCTCGGCGCGACCTGGGGGAACGACACCCTCCTCTGGAGCTTCGTGGCGAGGAACCACGCGCTCGTCGTGCTGTGGCTCGATGCGCGCTCTCCCGAGGCCGCCCACGCCCTGTTGAGCGCCGCCCAGCACGAAGCCCACCGCGTGGGACTGTCCCGCGTGGTGCTCTGGGAGGAACCCGGACACGAGGCCCTGCTCGCCGCGCTCCCGGACGCCCAACGCGTGGCCCGCGAGGACGCGCTGCCCATGGTGCGGCCCCTGCGGACGGATTTCTCCCTGTCGCCGGCCGCCCTTCCCCCGGTGCCGCGAGGGCTGTGGGTTTGA
- a CDS encoding YkgJ family cysteine cluster protein, whose product MECTRCGACCVAPDIAALDKPLGLRCPHLGADNLCTVYDRRPQVCRDYQADEVCQRIEAPTLEERVHKYLALFELTHEAERVRQGGCSSMRQARRG is encoded by the coding sequence ATGGAATGCACCCGCTGTGGCGCCTGCTGCGTGGCGCCGGACATCGCCGCGCTCGACAAGCCCCTGGGTCTGCGCTGCCCCCACCTCGGCGCCGACAACCTGTGCACGGTGTATGACCGGCGCCCCCAGGTCTGCCGCGACTACCAGGCCGACGAGGTGTGTCAGCGCATCGAAGCCCCCACCCTCGAGGAGCGCGTGCACAAGTACCTGGCGCTCTTCGAGCTGACGCACGAGGCGGAACGGGTGCGCCAGGGAGGGTGTTCCTCCATGCGCCAGGCCCGCCGCGGGTGA
- a CDS encoding YheT family hydrolase: protein MPFQPTEPFAPARGLASPHAQTIYASLVRPTHVPPMKRERWELPDGDFVDLDSFDGPTGAPHVVTLHGLEGSSRSGYITAILRGAADRGWGATAINFRSCGGETNRLARSYHSGDIHDALSVMLHLRQRLTGPLYAVGFSLGANVLLRLMEETGDTSPIAAAAAVSAPFDLSACADALDAPGPFARLYRDRFLRTLKDKAREKLRRFPGAFDRGALERARTIRAFDDAVTAPLHGFRGAEHYYAEASSGPRLHSIRRPTLLLSAEDDPMIPASTHPRDMGANPLVHPVVTARGGHVGFVAGSPVSPFFWGEAQVLAFFASQK from the coding sequence GTGCCCTTCCAACCCACCGAGCCCTTCGCCCCCGCGCGTGGCCTCGCCTCGCCCCACGCGCAGACCATCTACGCCTCGCTCGTGCGCCCCACGCACGTGCCCCCCATGAAGCGCGAGCGCTGGGAACTGCCCGACGGGGACTTCGTCGACCTGGACTCCTTCGACGGACCCACGGGCGCCCCCCACGTGGTGACCCTGCACGGCCTCGAGGGCTCCTCGCGCTCTGGCTACATCACCGCCATCCTGCGCGGCGCGGCCGACCGGGGCTGGGGCGCCACCGCCATCAACTTCCGCTCCTGCGGCGGAGAGACCAACCGGCTCGCGCGCTCCTACCACTCGGGGGACATCCACGACGCGCTCTCGGTGATGCTGCACCTGCGCCAGCGCCTCACCGGGCCGCTCTACGCGGTGGGCTTCTCGCTCGGCGCCAACGTGCTCCTGCGGCTGATGGAGGAGACGGGGGACACCTCGCCCATCGCCGCCGCCGCCGCCGTGAGCGCGCCCTTCGACTTGAGCGCCTGCGCGGATGCGCTCGACGCACCCGGCCCCTTCGCACGCCTCTACCGGGATCGCTTCCTGCGCACCCTCAAGGACAAGGCCCGGGAGAAGCTCCGCCGATTCCCCGGCGCCTTCGACCGGGGCGCCCTGGAGCGCGCCCGCACCATCCGCGCCTTCGACGATGCCGTCACCGCCCCCTTGCATGGCTTCCGTGGCGCGGAGCACTACTACGCCGAGGCCTCCTCGGGCCCGCGCCTCCACAGCATCCGCCGCCCCACCCTGCTGCTGAGCGCCGAGGATGATCCGATGATTCCCGCCTCCACCCATCCCCGTGACATGGGCGCGAATCCCCTCGTCCATCCCGTGGTGACCGCCCGAGGAGGCCATGTCGGTTTCGTCGCGGGAAGCCCCGTCTCGCCCTTCTTCTGGGGAGAGGCCCAGGTCCTGGCCTTCTTCGCCTCCCAGAAGTGA
- a CDS encoding response regulator: MRRIVILSPHRPSRELLSRLLAEPDLSVVAMADADEVLDALAEEEPALVVVDARRPDEDSPLMLGLLKRRYPRQPLITLVPGRLRVFDGNEERVREVHDGSAEGLHVLLAELQRATRDLLAQHLLRVLRPPTGEA, from the coding sequence ATGCGGCGCATCGTCATCCTGAGTCCTCACCGGCCCTCCCGGGAGTTGCTGTCCCGTCTGTTGGCGGAGCCGGACCTGTCCGTGGTCGCCATGGCGGACGCGGATGAAGTCCTGGATGCGCTCGCGGAAGAAGAGCCCGCCCTGGTGGTGGTGGATGCGCGCCGGCCGGACGAGGATTCACCGTTGATGTTGGGGCTGCTCAAGCGGCGCTATCCGCGTCAGCCGCTCATCACCCTGGTGCCCGGCCGCCTGCGGGTCTTCGATGGAAACGAGGAGCGCGTGCGGGAAGTGCATGACGGCTCGGCGGAGGGGCTTCACGTCCTGCTCGCGGAGTTGCAGCGCGCCACGCGGGACCTGCTCGCCCAACATCTGCTTCGGGTGCTCCGTCCGCCGACGGGTGAGGCCTGA
- a CDS encoding DEAD/DEAH box helicase family protein, with amino-acid sequence MATELHFDCGTLVAPTLPDDGALRGLFQRDARTGVFRTAARHYRDVVLRLRELGVPYEDRARRFEPLEVALTSPVEPFPHQKAALDAWSRAGGRGLVELPTGAGKTLLAVLAIAQVKRPTLVVVPTLDLMTQWQGVLSRHLGQPVGMLGGGVSDRRALTVTTYDSAAMQTEFHGNHFGLLVCDECHHLPAPSYRFIAEGSLAPYRLGLTATLERTDGGERVCEELLGPLVHRTDIRELQGRYLAPYEVRRIEVPLTPSEQTRHDEARARYLAFIRGRGIRFDVPEGWARFLAESQRTDEGRAAHRAYREQRRIALTSSAKLDVLWRVLLEHREDRAIVFTDDNETVYTLARRLFLPALTHHTPVPERKALLASFASGELPVLLTSRVLNEGVDVPEARVGIVLSGSGSVREHVQRLGRILRQRPGKRALLYEVCSAQTAESSISERRRQHRAYQEGEGEAC; translated from the coding sequence ATGGCGACCGAGCTCCACTTCGACTGCGGTACCCTCGTGGCGCCCACGCTGCCCGACGATGGAGCCTTGCGCGGCCTGTTCCAGCGGGATGCGCGCACAGGGGTCTTCCGGACAGCCGCCCGGCACTACCGGGACGTGGTGCTGCGGCTGCGCGAGCTGGGTGTCCCCTATGAGGACCGGGCCCGGCGCTTCGAGCCGCTGGAGGTGGCGCTCACGAGCCCCGTGGAACCCTTCCCCCACCAGAAGGCCGCGCTGGACGCATGGAGTCGGGCGGGCGGACGGGGACTGGTGGAGCTGCCCACCGGCGCGGGCAAGACACTGCTCGCGGTGCTGGCCATCGCCCAGGTCAAACGCCCCACCCTGGTGGTCGTCCCCACGCTGGACCTGATGACGCAGTGGCAGGGCGTACTGTCGCGGCATCTCGGGCAACCGGTGGGCATGCTCGGCGGAGGAGTGAGTGACCGGCGGGCCCTCACGGTGACGACCTACGACTCGGCGGCGATGCAGACCGAGTTCCACGGCAACCACTTCGGCCTGCTCGTGTGCGACGAGTGCCACCATCTCCCAGCGCCCAGCTACCGCTTCATCGCCGAGGGCTCGCTCGCGCCCTACCGGCTGGGGCTCACCGCCACGTTGGAGCGCACCGACGGAGGCGAGCGCGTGTGCGAGGAGCTGCTCGGGCCGCTCGTGCACCGCACGGACATCCGCGAGTTGCAGGGCCGCTACCTGGCCCCCTACGAGGTGCGCCGCATCGAGGTGCCCCTCACCCCCTCGGAGCAGACACGGCACGACGAGGCCCGGGCGCGCTACCTCGCCTTCATCCGCGGCCGGGGCATCCGCTTCGACGTGCCCGAGGGCTGGGCGCGCTTCCTGGCGGAGAGCCAGCGCACGGACGAGGGCCGCGCGGCCCACCGCGCCTACCGCGAACAGCGCCGCATCGCCCTCACCTCGAGCGCGAAGCTGGACGTGCTCTGGCGCGTGCTGCTCGAACACCGCGAGGACCGGGCCATCGTCTTCACCGACGACAACGAGACGGTGTACACGCTCGCGCGGCGGCTGTTCCTGCCGGCGCTCACGCACCACACGCCCGTGCCCGAGCGCAAGGCGCTGCTGGCCTCCTTCGCGAGCGGAGAACTGCCGGTGCTGCTCACCTCGCGGGTGCTCAACGAGGGCGTGGACGTGCCGGAAGCGCGCGTGGGCATCGTGCTCAGCGGCAGTGGAAGCGTGCGAGAGCACGTGCAGCGCCTGGGCCGCATCCTCCGCCAGCGCCCGGGCAAGCGCGCCCTCCTGTACGAGGTGTGCTCGGCGCAGACGGCCGAGTCCTCCATCAGCGAGCGCCGGCGCCAACACCGCGCCTACCAGGAAGGAGAGGGAGAGGCATGCTGA
- a CDS encoding DUF790 family protein, which produces MLTRELLLFRTRDAKLRPSFVKREDPGLLALAGELITSVEAAQGRSRDEVEEALGLQAGAYARPKVARGLVKLLVDRMRFDEPQEGATEARAALFQEAARVRRALPPDARVEEYEARLAEAFSRPLADLRESLYADLPGHRRLLDWDALSPTQLLDRYNLALAQGPLFDARRLTLRARAPELLRVRKVLRWLKFCRLVAEVRREGEDWVLDVEGPGAMLALQKKYGLQLASFLSVVPVLTRWQLTADLETSRRKVTLILDEKDPLVSPHGSALGHIPPEVASLAEGFDDAEWELDLLPLPRNVGATGLCVPDVTFRHRTTRREVALELFHAWHAGPLARRLEELRSRPDEGLLLGVDRALAKGTQEREALEAHPQVVLFHGFPSAKRLRARLSP; this is translated from the coding sequence ATGCTGACGCGCGAGTTGCTCCTCTTCCGCACGCGGGACGCGAAGTTGCGGCCCTCCTTCGTCAAGCGTGAGGATCCAGGACTGCTCGCGCTCGCGGGAGAGTTGATCACCAGCGTGGAAGCAGCACAGGGACGCTCGCGCGACGAGGTGGAGGAGGCCCTGGGCCTCCAGGCGGGCGCGTACGCACGGCCCAAGGTGGCCCGGGGACTGGTGAAGCTCCTGGTGGATCGGATGCGCTTCGACGAGCCCCAGGAAGGGGCCACCGAGGCGCGCGCCGCGCTCTTCCAGGAGGCGGCGCGGGTGCGCCGGGCGCTCCCCCCGGACGCGCGCGTGGAGGAGTACGAGGCGCGGCTCGCGGAGGCGTTTTCCCGCCCCCTGGCCGACCTGCGCGAGTCCCTGTATGCCGACCTGCCAGGTCACCGGCGGCTGTTGGACTGGGACGCGCTCTCCCCCACGCAGCTGCTGGATCGCTACAACCTCGCGCTCGCCCAGGGGCCGCTGTTCGACGCGCGGCGGCTGACCCTCCGGGCACGAGCCCCCGAGCTGCTGCGCGTGCGCAAGGTGCTGCGCTGGCTCAAGTTCTGCCGGCTGGTGGCCGAGGTGCGCCGGGAGGGCGAGGACTGGGTGCTGGACGTGGAGGGCCCGGGCGCCATGCTCGCGCTGCAGAAGAAGTACGGCCTGCAACTGGCGAGCTTCCTGTCGGTGGTGCCCGTGCTCACCCGTTGGCAGCTCACCGCCGACCTGGAGACGTCCCGCCGGAAGGTGACCCTGATTCTGGACGAGAAGGATCCCCTGGTGTCACCTCATGGGTCCGCGCTGGGCCACATCCCTCCCGAGGTGGCATCGCTGGCGGAGGGCTTCGATGACGCGGAGTGGGAGCTGGACCTCTTGCCACTGCCCCGGAACGTGGGCGCCACGGGGCTGTGCGTGCCGGATGTGACGTTCCGTCACCGCACGACGCGGCGCGAGGTGGCGCTGGAACTCTTCCATGCGTGGCACGCGGGTCCCCTGGCGCGGCGGCTCGAAGAGTTGCGCTCGCGTCCAGATGAGGGACTGTTGTTGGGAGTGGATCGGGCGCTCGCCAAGGGCACCCAGGAGCGTGAGGCACTGGAGGCACACCCACAGGTCGTGCTCTTCCATGGTTTTCCATCGGCGAAGAGGCTGCGCGCGAGGCTCTCCCCGTGA
- a CDS encoding helix-turn-helix transcriptional regulator, with product MAKKLATRLGECARAARQRLNLTQEDVAERVGIATEVYGRLERGNMLPSVPTFRKLCAVLSLSADEALGLASEASVSWTPPPSPPEASEPAELRRLLRRARSLDRNSLRVLSLVAAHLGQKNG from the coding sequence GCAACCAGGCTGGGAGAGTGCGCACGTGCAGCCCGGCAGCGCCTCAACCTCACACAAGAAGACGTGGCGGAGCGTGTGGGCATCGCCACGGAAGTGTATGGGCGCCTGGAGCGGGGAAACATGCTTCCGAGCGTACCCACCTTCCGCAAGCTGTGCGCCGTGCTCTCGCTGTCCGCGGACGAGGCGCTGGGCCTCGCCAGCGAGGCGTCCGTGTCGTGGACGCCCCCTCCCTCGCCACCCGAGGCCAGTGAGCCCGCGGAACTGCGCCGCCTGCTGCGCCGCGCGCGCTCGTTGGACCGCAATTCCCTGCGTGTGCTGAGCCTCGTGGCCGCGCACCTGGGACAGAAGAACGGGTAG